The nucleotide sequence AGCGCTCGCCTTCGTCGATATTGACCGTAACGTAGACGTCTTTCTTGTCCGGCGTGATGGATACCTGGGTGGAGGTGATATCCATATTGATGTAACCACGGTCCAGGTAATAAGACCGCAGGCGCTCGAGGTCGCCGGAGAGTTTTTCGCGGGCATACTTGTCGTCATTGCGGAAGAACGACAGCCAGTTGGTGGTCTTCAGCTCGAACAGGTCGGTCAGATCCTCTTCCGCAAAGACGGTGTTGCCTACCACGTTGATGTGCTTGATCGCAGCGACCGAACCTTCGTTGATGGTGATCTTCAAGGCGACACGGTTACGCGGCTGGGGCACGGCCTCGGTTTCGATGGTGGCCGAGTAGCGGCCCTGCCCCACGTACTGGCGCTGCAATTCATTGCGCACGCCTTCCAGGGTGGCACGCTGGAAAATCTCGCCTTCAGCAAGACCTGACTGCTGCAGACCGGTGAGCAGATCTTCGGTCTTGATCGCCTTGTTGCCTTCAATCTCGATGCTTGAGATCGAGGGCCGCTCCACTACGCTGATAACCAATACATCGCCATCGCGGCCCAGCTGAATATCTTCGAAGAATCCAGTGCGGAACAATGCGCGGGTCGCATCCACCAGGCGACGGTCATCGGCAGGCTGGCCCACGTTCAGCGGCAGGGCGCCAAAGACACTACCGGCGGAAACCCGTTGCAGGCCGTTTACGCGTATATCGGAGATGGTGAAGGACTCGGCGTGAACTTCGGCAATCATCAGTGCGGAAATAACCGCAGGTAGCAGCAGACGTTTCATGAAGTCCTTTCTTATTTAACCTGAAAGTTGGACCTGCGCTGGGCAAGGCGTCATCAAGTTGTAGGGCAATTAAAGCCGGCCAATGTCATTGACCAACGCAAGCAGCATCACCCCAATGACCAGGCTGATACCAATCTGTACTCCCCAACCCTGGACCTTGTCCGAAAGGGGACGTCCACGGACCCACTCGACCATATAGAAGAGCAAATGCCCGCCATCCAGAACCGGAATAGGCAAAAGATTGAGTATTCCAAGGCTGATGCTCAGGTAGGCGAGGAAGTTTAGAAAGTCACCCAGGCCGGACTGTGCAGAAGCGCCCGCCACTTTAGCAATGGTTATCGGGCCGCTCAAGTTTTTTACCGAGAGCTCACCAAAGAGCATTTTCTTCAGGGAATCAAGGGTCAGCAGGCTCATCGACCAGGTTCGCCGAAGCCCCTCAGCGACGGCTTCCAAAGGCCCGTAGCTGACGGTGCGCAGCATTTCTTCAGGCCATTCGCCGCCTGCAACCCCGGCCCCCAGATAGCCTCGCAGGTCGTCTCCTTCGCCACGCGCTGCCAGCGTCAGGGGCAGCTCCAGGTAGCGGCCTTCACGCTCCACTTCCAGCAAGGCGGACTTGCCCGGGAGCACTCGGACTCTGTCGATGACTTCCTGCCACTCCTGCAGCGGCTCGCCGTCAAGGCTAACCAGGCGATCTCCCAGACGCACACCGGCGGCCTGAGCAGGACCTTCTGGATCCAGCTGGGCGACTACCGGAACGATAGCCGGCCGCCAGGGACGGATACCCAGCGAGCCGATGGGATCAGGGTCTTCCGCCCCCCTGAGCCAGTCGTTCAGCTGCAACTGTATGGACTGCTCCTGACTGCTATCCAGGTTGCGCACGCGCATTTCCAGCGAGCCGCTTTCACCCAGGCGACGGATCAGCTGCAAATTGACCTCGGCCCAGCCGGAAGTGGGCTTGCCGTTGACTTCGATGATTTCTTGGCCGGACACCAGCCCGGCCTCTTCGGCCAGGCTGCCCACCTCAACCGCCCCAACCACTGGGCGAATCTGCTCGCTGCCCAGCAGCGCCAGCACCCAAAAAAACACCAGCGCCAGCAGAAAGTTGGCCACAGGCCCCGCAGACACTATGGCGAAGCGCTGCTTGACGGTCTTGCGATTGAACGTCTGATCGAGCATCGCGGGCGGTACATCACCTTCACGCTCGTCGAGCATCTTCACATAGCCACCGAGCGGAATGGCCGCGATAACGAACTCTGTGCCGTGGCGATCATGCCAGCGCACCAGGGGGCTGCCGAAGCCCACCGAGAAGCGCAGCACCTTGACGCCGCAACGCCGCGCCACCCAGAAATGCCCGTATTCGTGGAAGGTCACCAGAACACCCAGAGCGATCAGGGTGCCGACAAGCATGTACAGCGCGCTCATAAATTCCTCTGCCTCGAAAGGCCATTTTGCAGCAATGGGCACCACCGCCCGCGTCGGCGGATGCCGGGCCGTTAGCGGTTGTGCCCTTCTAGCCAGTGCGACGCCAACCTGCGAGCCTGCGCATCGGCACCCAGAACATCACCAAGGCAGTGCACCGCAACGCTTGCTTCACGGTTCAGAACGTCCTCGATGATACTCGCGATCTCCGTGAAGCGAATCCGACCTTCAAGGAAGGCGTCCACCGCCACCTCATTGGCAGCATTAAGCATCGCGGGGGCCGTACCGCCATTCTGCGCTGCCTGACGCGCCATGCGCAGGCACGGAAAACGCTGCTCATCCGGGGCATGGAAATCCAGATGCCCGATACGCACCAGATCCAGCGCCGAGACGCCCGAGTCGATACGCTCAGGCCAGGCCAGGGCGTGGGCAATTGGCGTACGCATGTCGGGATTGCCCAGCTGCGCCAGCACCGAACCGTCGACATAATCGACCATGGAGTGAATGACGCTCTGCGGATGAATCACCACCTCGACCTGATCCGGCCGCGCATCGAATAACCAGCAGGCCTCGATCAGCTCCAGCCCCTTGTTCATCATGCTCGCCGAATCCACCGAGATCTTGCGCCCCATAGACCAATTGGGATGCGTACAGGCCTGCTCCACAGTGACATCGCTCAACTGCTCCAGCGGCCACTCGCGAAAAGGCCCACCAGATGCGGTAAGCAGTATGCGGCGTACGCCAACACCCGAAAGGCCTTGGGCATAGTCGCCGGGAAGGCACTGGAAAATCGCATTGTGTTCACTATCGATGGGCAACAGCACCGCCCGGCTCTGGCGCAGCGCCTGCATGAACAACGCGCCGGACATGACCAGCGCTTCCTTGTTCGCCAGCAAGACACGCTTGTCGGCCTGAATCGCCGCCAGCGTTGGACGCAAACCAGCCGCACCGACAATCGCTGCCATTACCACATCAGTTTCCGGATGGGCTGCCACTTCGCTCAAGCCGCCCTCTCCCACCAGCACACGAGTCTGCAGGCCATCGCCGATCAGTTGCTCCTGCAGCACCCGCGCCTGATCGCTGCTCGCCACCACGGCATATCGCGGACGGTGCTGGCGGCACAGCCCGCGCAACTCGGCAATGCGATTGAACGCTGTCAGGGCGAAGGTTTGGTAGCGCTCGGGATGGCGGGCAATAACGTCCAGCGTACTCAGCCCGATGGAGCCTGTCGCTCCGAGCACTGTTATCTGCAAGGGATGGCTCACCAGGCACCCCACCCGGCGAGCCACAACAGAACGGCAAATACAGGAACGGCTGCAGTCAGGCTATCGATTCGATCCATGACGCCGCCGTGACCCGGCAGCAGCTGGCTGCTGTCCTTGATCCCCGCGCTGCGCTTGAACATGCTCTCGGTTAGATCGCCCACCACCGAAATCAGCACTACTACAGCAGCGCCGAGCAGTGCCAGCACCAGCTCACGCGCAGACCAACCGCGATACAGCCCAACCCCGAGCGTAACCAGCAGGCTTGCCAGCAGACCACCCACCAGCCCTTCCCAACTCTTTCCGGGACTGACTTGCGGTGCCAGCTTGCGCCGACCGAAACGCCGACCGGAGAAATAGGCTCCGATATCAGCGACCCAAACCAGCACCATAACGGCGACGATAAGCCAGTTGCCTTCAGGCCAGCGCTTGAGCACCAGCAGTGCTTGCCAGGCTGGC is from Pseudomonas saudiphocaensis and encodes:
- the rseP gene encoding RIP metalloprotease RseP; amino-acid sequence: MSALYMLVGTLIALGVLVTFHEYGHFWVARRCGVKVLRFSVGFGSPLVRWHDRHGTEFVIAAIPLGGYVKMLDEREGDVPPAMLDQTFNRKTVKQRFAIVSAGPVANFLLALVFFWVLALLGSEQIRPVVGAVEVGSLAEEAGLVSGQEIIEVNGKPTSGWAEVNLQLIRRLGESGSLEMRVRNLDSSQEQSIQLQLNDWLRGAEDPDPIGSLGIRPWRPAIVPVVAQLDPEGPAQAAGVRLGDRLVSLDGEPLQEWQEVIDRVRVLPGKSALLEVEREGRYLELPLTLAARGEGDDLRGYLGAGVAGGEWPEEMLRTVSYGPLEAVAEGLRRTWSMSLLTLDSLKKMLFGELSVKNLSGPITIAKVAGASAQSGLGDFLNFLAYLSISLGILNLLPIPVLDGGHLLFYMVEWVRGRPLSDKVQGWGVQIGISLVIGVMLLALVNDIGRL
- the ispC gene encoding 1-deoxy-D-xylulose-5-phosphate reductoisomerase, translated to MSHPLQITVLGATGSIGLSTLDVIARHPERYQTFALTAFNRIAELRGLCRQHRPRYAVVASSDQARVLQEQLIGDGLQTRVLVGEGGLSEVAAHPETDVVMAAIVGAAGLRPTLAAIQADKRVLLANKEALVMSGALFMQALRQSRAVLLPIDSEHNAIFQCLPGDYAQGLSGVGVRRILLTASGGPFREWPLEQLSDVTVEQACTHPNWSMGRKISVDSASMMNKGLELIEACWLFDARPDQVEVVIHPQSVIHSMVDYVDGSVLAQLGNPDMRTPIAHALAWPERIDSGVSALDLVRIGHLDFHAPDEQRFPCLRMARQAAQNGGTAPAMLNAANEVAVDAFLEGRIRFTEIASIIEDVLNREASVAVHCLGDVLGADAQARRLASHWLEGHNR
- a CDS encoding phosphatidate cytidylyltransferase, whose amino-acid sequence is MLKQRIITAAILLPVALIGFFLLEGLAFALFIGVVVSLGAWEWARMAGYTAQPARVAYALLVVALLVVLYSLPALAPWLLAASVLWWLAATGLVLNYPDSQRHWRGRAGSLVIGLLILLPAWQALLVLKRWPEGNWLIVAVMVLVWVADIGAYFSGRRFGRRKLAPQVSPGKSWEGLVGGLLASLLVTLGVGLYRGWSARELVLALLGAAVVVLISVVGDLTESMFKRSAGIKDSSQLLPGHGGVMDRIDSLTAAVPVFAVLLWLAGWGAW